In Hymenobacter sublimis, a single genomic region encodes these proteins:
- a CDS encoding oxidoreductase, whose protein sequence is MATTKTWFITGVSTGFGKELADYCLSQGDNVAATFRQQAQADEFTKKAGANGRGFICDVVNEQQVQQAVQAAIQHFGQLDVVVNNAGYGSLGSIEEIDDAEVQRQFEVNVFGPLRVLRAVLPHLREWKSGHILNITSIGGLKTFPGVGVYNASKFALEALGESLAQQVGPLGIKVTNIEPSGFRTDWAARSASFVDTAIEDYRATVGENLKGIQSYSGRQPGDPQRAARIMFDLVRQENPPLHLPLGKAAVKGARDKFTTLVKELEQVADLGDSADYPAGE, encoded by the coding sequence ATGGCAACCACCAAAACCTGGTTTATTACCGGCGTCAGCACCGGTTTCGGCAAAGAACTGGCCGATTACTGCCTCAGCCAAGGCGACAACGTAGCCGCTACCTTCCGCCAGCAGGCCCAGGCCGATGAATTCACCAAAAAGGCTGGCGCAAACGGCCGCGGCTTTATCTGCGACGTGGTAAATGAGCAACAGGTGCAGCAGGCCGTGCAGGCTGCCATTCAGCACTTCGGCCAGCTTGATGTGGTAGTGAACAACGCGGGTTACGGCTCCTTGGGCAGCATCGAGGAAATTGACGATGCCGAGGTGCAGCGCCAGTTTGAGGTCAATGTATTCGGGCCCCTGCGGGTGCTGCGGGCGGTGTTGCCCCACCTGCGCGAGTGGAAAAGCGGCCACATTCTTAACATCACCAGCATTGGCGGCTTGAAGACCTTCCCGGGGGTAGGCGTGTACAACGCCAGCAAGTTTGCCCTGGAGGCGCTGGGCGAAAGCCTGGCCCAGCAGGTAGGCCCGCTGGGTATTAAGGTAACCAACATTGAGCCCAGCGGCTTCCGCACCGACTGGGCCGCTCGCTCCGCCTCCTTCGTTGACACGGCCATTGAGGACTACCGCGCCACCGTGGGCGAGAATCTGAAGGGCATCCAGAGCTACAGCGGCCGCCAGCCCGGCGACCCCCAGCGCGCCGCCCGCATCATGTTCGACCTCGTGCGCCAGGAAAACCCGCCCTTGCATCTGCCTCTGGGCAAAGCCGCCGTGAAAGGTGCCCGCGACAAGTTTACCACCCTAGTGAAAGAGTTGGAGCAAGTTGCCGACCTCGGGGACTCCGCCGACTACCCGGCTGGGGAATAG